The following nucleotide sequence is from Glycine max cultivar Williams 82 chromosome 9, Glycine_max_v4.0, whole genome shotgun sequence.
TTATGTCATACCTGTGCGTGGCCCTGAACTTGTTGAAATCCCTTGGCAGAGAAATTAGGTGCACGGTGGAGCGTTTGTGGAACTGAAGCAAATCAGGGTCATCGTAGTAACGCCCCCACCCCAGTGAGCTAAGCTTGTGCTCCAACACTGCATAGGAAGTGATGACTTCGTTGCTTGCAGTGTGAAACAGCACCTTCTTCATCACCTTGTGCTCATAGCCACATGGTTTCTCTTCTAGCCTCACCACACCGGTCTTGAAAACCCAAACCTCAGCCATTCTTTGCTTAGAaaacaagaacaagagaggAAGAACAAAGTGTGTGTTTTTTAGTGTTTGTGAGCTAATGTGCAATGGGAGGAGGGGAGTATGGGGTATTTATATATGCATATGGGTAATGGGTATAACTAAGATGGTGGTTttgaattgatatattttttatacaaatttgcataatttttaattgcatTGCGGTGAGCCAAAAACTTTTACATTGTGAAAAAATATGATACGATCACAATTATAATCGTAATACGATTGTAGagtatcaaaatatcttgacaTTACATTTTACAATTGCAGTTAGGAATGCTTGGTTTATAAGTGCAGCCAAGGTGGGTGGGACACAGGGGGGGAGTAGATTTGAAAGAGAACATTTGGAGAGCAGTTATTACATATTTTGACACAGAGAAATGATTACATTAGTCTTAATTGGTCTTAATAGGATTTGGGGGCAATCCTGATTCCCTTCAGCATCTTAATTAGGAGTCCAAAGTATTGTGTTACCCCATTCAAGAGAATCTTTGCTTTGCGAGGAGAAACTTATCCTAGAAACTAAGTCCGAGAGTGAAAGCAAGGTGTGGTCATTTGGAGTGCTGTTATTTTTCGGCTTTGGAAGGAAAGAAACAAATGTATTTTTACGCAACATACTGCTGATTGGCAAAGTATATATTGTTCACGACATAAGCTTTCTAGTGTGGTCATAGCTGAGTTCGTTAATTATCTTCGAATTTCACTTTCTCCTTTGTGCAGTGGAGTTCCAACATTGCAGCGTGCTTGAGTAGTGCCTAAGGAAGCTACATGGATTTGTCAAGTGCAATTAAAGGGGTTAATGGCAAGGAAGGGTGGTTTGTGCACTAGGACTTCGAGGAATTTTGTTTTGGTGGGTATATAGGCTCTACCATGGGTTGCTTAGGGGTTGAGATATTAATATCTATTAACCTGTGAGCCAAGTGTGGGTGCTGAAACTATGTCTACTGTAAACAATGGTACTTCTGGTGCCATTTTCTGTATTGTTCATAACTATATATACAAGTATTTGctgatttttaaaaagaaaatgtatacAAACATAATCCAGAGCACGTCTGCACTAGCAAATTAATTAAGCTTATTATTAATTGGCTCCAGATTAACTAggccaaaaaattaataatctacCATATCACAAAATTGAATCAACAAGTGTTGGTGAAGAAAAACTGTACGTGTGAGCTAGTGAGAACGAGGAAAATATCATTTGGACTTGAATGTGGCTGTGGAATAAgtgtttttaattaagaaagttaAAAGGTTTATGCTCTTGGCACGGTAGACTCAAGTAAATATATACCTTTTCGAAAAAGTTTTTCTATGGTTTGTGGGGAGGATAACAGGAAAGTAGTGGTGT
It contains:
- the LOC100791025 gene encoding flowering-promoting factor 1-like protein 3, giving the protein MAEVWVFKTGVVRLEEKPCGYEHKVMKKVLFHTASNEVITSYAVLEHKLSSLGWGRYYDDPDLLQFHKRSTVHLISLPRDFNKFRATHRYDIIVKNQNCFQVRDV